The proteins below come from a single Paracoccus sp. SCSIO 75233 genomic window:
- a CDS encoding GH116 family glycosyl hydrolase — translation MTRPDGWTVSLPWQPEQAQSRKIPAQIDAGGDVSVAIGGIGAGAITRGVNGGFTRWSLKAGRLHVQEWPENGFALWHGPGTARALRPGADDAPQGWRFDPEGKQCALFPRVTHEYLAGDLTLRIDQLAPVLPDLGDERDLPAGLFRVTLTNNGAAPTEAAVMLSFLNLIGWFQGFGPPGQHAGIAGQWNRDIADGDLRGVLMSRDAAEMDEGEGQMVIAARETENWQLSTCPAFDPGREGAAFWARFDRDGTLDAPGPGWTSGGGFSEFPPPRPCGAIAAKTALAAGQTRQIDLVLAWDMPVICFGQGRRHLRHYTAKWGGDGQNAAAIAAHALTRANLWFDAAAQFHARAVSEIAAPAPVAHLAINELYLMNDGLTVWTAPQDGEPAHFGIIECPDYPLYDTLDLWVYASAAVSRFFPDIAAQVTGDFIAQLPVEDAEQRFHLRSTARFPRQLADMAPHDLGAPNADPFIRSNDYAYQDSSRWKDLNAMLVICAWRDIRQDHSLAAKWAEPLHRAMSALSRFDRDGDCVIENDGIPDQTFDNIPMKGISAYCGGLWLAAARALSEISRIAGDELRRDAWLDMATRGAKAWHQALWTGSYYRVDSEGAFQDAVFAEQLYGPGLARMLGLGDLVPVEAAQSALRVVHDRNFRAAGQGRGVMAMSSATHSSAIYAPKGEEGLQWDEVLVGFNYSVAATMRAYGLTAEAAEIMQALAQELGPRRGLHFRTPAALMADQPRIRAQMNMRPMGIWAYADAAEGEPKLADILPLGAV, via the coding sequence ATGACCCGGCCAGACGGTTGGACCGTATCGCTGCCCTGGCAGCCCGAGCAGGCGCAGAGCCGCAAAATCCCCGCCCAGATCGACGCGGGCGGGGATGTCAGCGTGGCGATTGGCGGCATTGGCGCAGGCGCGATCACACGCGGGGTGAATGGCGGCTTCACCCGCTGGTCGCTCAAGGCCGGACGGCTGCATGTTCAGGAATGGCCGGAGAACGGGTTTGCGCTCTGGCACGGTCCGGGCACGGCGCGCGCCTTGCGACCCGGCGCGGATGACGCGCCGCAGGGCTGGCGCTTCGATCCTGAGGGCAAACAATGCGCCCTGTTCCCGCGCGTGACGCATGAATACCTTGCAGGCGATCTGACGCTGCGCATCGACCAGCTTGCCCCGGTGCTGCCCGATCTCGGCGATGAGCGCGATCTGCCTGCCGGGCTGTTCCGGGTGACGCTGACCAATAACGGCGCTGCCCCGACCGAGGCGGCGGTGATGCTCAGCTTCCTCAATCTGATCGGCTGGTTTCAGGGCTTCGGCCCGCCCGGTCAGCACGCTGGCATCGCCGGTCAGTGGAACCGGGACATCGCGGACGGCGATCTGCGTGGCGTGCTGATGTCGCGCGACGCGGCAGAAATGGACGAAGGCGAGGGCCAGATGGTCATCGCCGCGCGTGAGACGGAAAACTGGCAGCTTTCAACGTGCCCCGCCTTCGATCCGGGGCGCGAAGGTGCCGCGTTCTGGGCGCGCTTCGACCGTGACGGCACGCTCGACGCGCCGGGTCCGGGCTGGACCAGCGGCGGCGGTTTCAGCGAGTTTCCGCCGCCCCGGCCTTGCGGCGCGATCGCCGCGAAAACCGCGCTTGCCGCTGGCCAGACACGGCAGATCGACTTGGTGCTTGCCTGGGACATGCCGGTGATCTGCTTCGGACAGGGACGCCGTCATCTCCGGCATTATACGGCGAAATGGGGCGGCGATGGCCAGAACGCCGCCGCCATCGCCGCCCATGCGCTGACCCGCGCGAATCTCTGGTTCGACGCCGCAGCGCAGTTCCATGCCCGCGCGGTCTCCGAGATCGCCGCCCCTGCCCCGGTCGCCCATCTGGCGATCAACGAGCTTTACCTGATGAATGACGGGCTGACCGTCTGGACCGCGCCACAGGACGGGGAGCCCGCGCATTTCGGGATTATCGAATGCCCCGATTATCCGCTCTACGACACGCTCGACCTGTGGGTTTATGCCTCCGCCGCCGTCTCGCGCTTCTTTCCCGACATCGCGGCGCAGGTCACGGGCGATTTCATCGCCCAGCTTCCCGTGGAGGATGCGGAGCAACGGTTCCATCTACGCTCAACCGCGCGTTTCCCGCGTCAGCTTGCCGATATGGCCCCGCATGATCTGGGCGCGCCGAATGCCGATCCGTTTATCCGGTCGAACGACTATGCCTATCAGGACAGCAGCCGCTGGAAAGACCTGAATGCCATGCTGGTGATCTGCGCATGGCGCGACATTCGCCAGGATCACAGCCTCGCGGCAAAATGGGCCGAACCGCTGCACAGGGCGATGAGCGCCCTCTCCCGCTTTGACCGCGACGGCGATTGCGTGATCGAGAATGACGGCATCCCGGATCAGACCTTCGACAATATCCCGATGAAGGGGATCAGCGCCTATTGCGGCGGGCTGTGGCTCGCTGCCGCCCGCGCCTTGTCGGAAATCAGCCGGATCGCCGGGGACGAGCTGCGTCGGGACGCATGGCTCGATATGGCGACACGCGGCGCGAAAGCCTGGCATCAGGCGCTGTGGACCGGAAGTTATTACCGCGTGGACAGCGAAGGCGCGTTTCAGGATGCGGTCTTTGCGGAGCAGCTTTATGGCCCCGGCCTCGCCCGGATGCTCGGCCTCGGTGATCTTGTCCCGGTCGAGGCGGCGCAATCCGCGCTGCGGGTCGTCCATGACCGCAATTTCCGCGCCGCTGGACAGGGGCGCGGCGTCATGGCGATGAGTTCGGCAACCCATTCATCCGCCATCTATGCGCCGAAGGGCGAAGAGGGGTTGCAATGGGATGAGGTGCTGGTCGGCTTCAACTATTCGGTGGCCGCGACCATGCGCGCTTACGGGCTGACGGCGGAGGCGGCGGAGATCATGCAGGCCCTTGCGCAGGAGCTTGGACCCCGGCGCGGGCTGCATTTCCGCACCCCTGCCGCCTTAATGGCCGATCAGCCCCGCATCCGGGCGCAGATGAATATGCGCCCGATGGGGATCTGGGCCTATGCCGATGCGGCGGAAGGCGAGCCGAAGCTGGCCGACATCCTGCCGCTCGGCGCGGTCTGA
- a CDS encoding penicillin acylase family protein: MLTLFRWTLRLTIGLIIGLLLAAILIWYFAIRSLPEYDADYRVEGIGAEVEIVRSTQAVPHIFAQNDRDSFFALGLAHAQDRLFQMTVLRRAAQGKLSEIYGERTLAADDLVRRLEIGRMARESLDDQDEATRAALSAYADGVNAWIGIVNEGALGRGAPEFFLFPDEITFWQPADSLAILKLYAAATSRQVQAEILRAQLSLAAPARGQDLVAGLGEPALPDYASLFPGTRISGSAQAGLAGWPMDLAGYLKPFSGLSGSVFAADGDRTTAGEPILANDPQAALTLPSLWYLARLQLETGDVIGATIPGIPAVFSGRSTNLAWGFAPAQIDDADIFVEEIQPGNSDRYRAPEGWRDFTIRQEIIRVRDTTDRAIRLRSTVNGPLLPMAPFGLGSVMPYGHAAALSWTGASGDDRTMSALIGVMRAADRADAVEAAGQWLAPAARLTLADADGIDDRLVGGLPQRSPEHATLGRMPTPGWIESNRWLGVAPAVSGDQSANGLSLYTGTLPPLSGDMPLGFDGDSSLRSEWLRRRLDAREIHSHESFVETQLDIVSPAARALLPLIGAELRFADEPAASGTPERQRQDALDLLFQWDGAMSEHLPEPLIYAAWLGALQDRLIRDELGPLADQITELHPGFLERVFRNRGGAAEWCDRVATADVESCTTISRQALDQAILDLTERYGPDVTSWRWGDAHEATQIHPGLGISSRLGWIVNLRQSLSGGDTTLARAPLLGTGDQPFRSVAAAGYRGIYDLADPDSSAFIIASGQSGHPLSRHYDDLAVLWRRGEYATMSLDPELARAASVGITRLYPATNATSPVAAAE; encoded by the coding sequence ATGCTGACCCTGTTTCGCTGGACCCTGCGGCTGACCATCGGACTAATCATCGGGCTGCTTCTGGCTGCGATTCTGATCTGGTATTTCGCCATCCGTTCGCTGCCGGAATACGATGCCGACTATCGGGTCGAAGGCATCGGGGCCGAGGTGGAGATCGTGCGCTCGACGCAGGCCGTGCCGCATATCTTTGCGCAGAATGATCGCGACAGTTTCTTTGCCCTCGGCCTCGCCCATGCACAGGACCGGCTGTTTCAGATGACGGTGCTGCGCCGCGCGGCGCAAGGGAAGCTGTCGGAAATCTACGGCGAACGGACATTGGCGGCGGACGATCTGGTCCGGCGGCTGGAGATCGGTCGGATGGCGCGCGAATCCCTTGACGATCAGGACGAGGCGACGCGGGCCGCCCTCTCCGCCTATGCCGACGGGGTCAACGCGTGGATCGGGATCGTCAATGAAGGTGCATTGGGCCGCGGCGCGCCGGAATTTTTCCTCTTTCCCGACGAGATCACCTTCTGGCAACCCGCCGATTCGCTGGCGATCCTGAAACTCTATGCCGCTGCCACCAGTCGGCAGGTGCAGGCGGAAATCCTGCGTGCGCAATTATCTCTGGCCGCGCCCGCGCGCGGTCAGGATCTCGTCGCCGGACTTGGCGAGCCGGCACTGCCCGATTATGCCAGCCTGTTTCCGGGCACCCGCATTTCCGGCTCCGCACAGGCCGGGCTGGCGGGATGGCCGATGGACCTTGCCGGATATCTGAAACCGTTTTCGGGGCTGTCAGGCAGTGTCTTCGCCGCCGATGGCGACCGTACAACGGCAGGCGAGCCGATCCTCGCGAATGATCCGCAGGCGGCGCTTACGCTGCCCTCGCTGTGGTATCTCGCGCGGCTGCAACTGGAAACCGGCGACGTGATCGGGGCCACGATACCGGGTATTCCGGCGGTATTCTCGGGGCGCTCAACCAATCTCGCATGGGGTTTCGCCCCCGCCCAGATCGACGACGCCGATATTTTCGTCGAGGAGATCCAGCCGGGCAATTCCGATCGCTACCGCGCACCCGAAGGCTGGCGCGATTTCACCATCCGGCAGGAGATCATCCGGGTCCGGGACACGACGGATCGCGCCATCCGGCTGCGCAGCACCGTGAACGGCCCGCTTTTGCCGATGGCACCATTCGGGCTGGGATCGGTCATGCCCTACGGCCACGCCGCCGCGCTGAGCTGGACCGGGGCAAGCGGCGATGACCGCACCATGAGCGCGCTGATCGGCGTCATGCGCGCCGCCGACCGGGCCGATGCCGTTGAAGCGGCAGGTCAGTGGCTGGCCCCGGCGGCGCGGCTGACACTCGCCGATGCAGACGGGATAGACGACCGGCTGGTCGGCGGTCTGCCACAGCGCAGCCCGGAGCACGCCACGCTGGGCCGGATGCCCACGCCGGGCTGGATCGAGAGCAATCGCTGGCTCGGCGTGGCACCTGCCGTATCCGGGGATCAGTCGGCAAACGGGCTGAGCCTGTACACCGGAACCCTGCCACCCCTCAGCGGCGACATGCCATTGGGCTTTGACGGCGATTCATCGCTGCGCAGCGAGTGGTTGCGGCGGCGGCTCGATGCGCGCGAAATTCACAGCCACGAGAGCTTTGTCGAAACCCAACTCGATATCGTCAGCCCTGCTGCCCGTGCGCTGCTGCCGCTGATCGGGGCGGAGCTGCGCTTCGCCGACGAACCTGCCGCCAGCGGCACGCCGGAGCGGCAGCGTCAGGACGCGCTTGACCTGCTGTTCCAGTGGGACGGTGCCATGAGCGAGCATCTGCCGGAACCGCTGATCTACGCCGCCTGGCTGGGCGCGCTGCAGGACCGGCTGATCCGTGACGAGTTGGGACCGCTCGCCGACCAGATCACCGAACTGCATCCCGGCTTCCTGGAACGTGTCTTTCGCAACCGGGGCGGCGCTGCCGAATGGTGTGACCGGGTGGCGACGGCGGATGTGGAAAGCTGCACCACGATTTCGCGGCAGGCGCTCGATCAGGCCATTCTGGACCTGACGGAGCGTTATGGCCCCGATGTCACAAGCTGGAGATGGGGCGACGCGCATGAGGCGACGCAGATCCATCCGGGTCTGGGCATCTCCTCGCGGCTCGGCTGGATCGTCAATCTGCGGCAATCCCTGTCCGGCGGCGACACGACGCTGGCCCGTGCGCCGCTGCTGGGGACCGGCGATCAGCCCTTCCGCAGTGTCGCGGCGGCAGGTTATCGCGGGATTTACGACCTCGCCGACCCGGACAGTTCGGCCTTTATCATCGCATCCGGACAATCCGGCCATCCGCTGTCGCGCCATTATGACGACCTCGCGGTTCTGTGGCGGCGTGGCGAATACGCGACCATGTCACTCGACCCGGAGCTTGCGCGGGCCGCTTCGGTCGGGATAACAAGGCTGTATCCGGCCACGAATGCGACATCTCCGGTTGCAGCGGCGGAGTAA
- the dctP gene encoding TRAP transporter substrate-binding protein DctP produces MLKKTLTSLALAATLGLAGQAAAQDFTLRATANSNEQDEDYDGLVVFKNYVESASNGAIEVELYIGTQLCSNGAECLQGVADGSIDIFISTSGGAAGIFPYVQVLDLPYLMSDDRVAEHVLSGDFTRTIRDMALEDSGGKIRLMTIGNTGGWRSFANTQKRIQTPADLEGLKIRTVVADLPQELVRALGASPTPIPWPELFTSFQTGVVDGSKNGITDIMNMKFPDAGLQYMTLDQHAYMGALWFMSNDRFMEMPEDLRRVVVDGFYQLQQATFASPKRKSIAAYEEFAAGGGDLYVPTPEEKQAFADAAQPVYDWFQQNVDGGEAAFNALQEAVAAAEEEINAARAADIQ; encoded by the coding sequence ATGCTGAAAAAAACACTCACATCGCTGGCGCTTGCCGCGACGCTCGGGCTGGCCGGGCAGGCAGCAGCGCAGGATTTCACGCTGCGCGCGACGGCGAATTCCAACGAACAGGACGAGGATTATGACGGTCTTGTCGTGTTCAAGAACTATGTCGAAAGCGCCTCCAACGGTGCCATCGAGGTGGAGCTGTATATCGGCACCCAGCTTTGCTCCAACGGGGCGGAATGTCTGCAAGGCGTGGCGGACGGCTCCATCGACATCTTCATCTCCACCTCCGGCGGTGCGGCAGGGATCTTTCCCTATGTGCAGGTGCTCGACCTGCCCTATCTGATGAGCGACGACCGCGTGGCCGAACATGTCCTGTCCGGCGATTTCACCCGCACCATCCGCGACATGGCGCTTGAGGATAGCGGCGGCAAGATCCGGCTGATGACCATCGGCAATACCGGCGGCTGGCGCAGCTTCGCCAACACCCAGAAGCGCATCCAGACCCCAGCCGATCTGGAGGGGCTGAAGATCCGCACCGTGGTCGCCGACCTGCCGCAGGAGCTGGTGCGCGCGCTTGGCGCCTCGCCCACGCCGATCCCGTGGCCGGAACTGTTCACCTCGTTCCAGACCGGGGTGGTCGACGGCTCCAAGAACGGCATCACCGACATCATGAACATGAAATTCCCCGATGCGGGCCTGCAATATATGACGCTGGATCAGCATGCCTATATGGGCGCCCTCTGGTTCATGTCGAATGACCGTTTCATGGAAATGCCGGAGGATCTGCGCCGCGTCGTGGTGGACGGGTTCTATCAGCTCCAGCAGGCGACCTTCGCCAGCCCGAAGCGCAAATCCATCGCCGCATATGAGGAATTCGCGGCAGGCGGCGGCGATCTTTACGTCCCGACACCGGAGGAGAAGCAGGCCTTCGCCGACGCCGCACAGCCGGTCTATGACTGGTTCCAGCAAAATGTCGACGGCGGCGAGGCCGCTTTCAACGCCTTGCAGGAAGCCGTTGCCGCAGCGGAGGAAGAGATCAACGCCGCCCGCGCGGCAGATATCCAGTAA
- a CDS encoding NAD(P)-dependent oxidoreductase, translating into MCRRCGRGFQRPQVATGKGENMAKIAFLGLGVMGGPMAGHLAAAGHDVTVYNRTASKAQDWTGQHKGRAAATPREAAEGADFVMACVGNDDDLRGVCLGDNGAFAGMAKGSVFVDHTTVSARVTRELAEEAAKTGIGYVDAPISGGQAGAENGQLSVMCGGAQADYDCAAPVIDAYAKICKLMGPVGAGQTTKMCNQIAIAGLVQGLAESLRFAEASGLEIEKVVEVISQGAAGSWQMVNRHKTMAAGEFDHGFAVDWMRKDLGICLDTADDIGVSLPVTALVDQFYKEVQGMGGARWDTSSLIERLRR; encoded by the coding sequence GTGTGTAGGCGATGCGGCAGGGGCTTTCAACGCCCTCAAGTTGCGACTGGAAAGGGAGAGAACATGGCAAAAATCGCATTTTTGGGGCTTGGCGTGATGGGCGGGCCAATGGCGGGGCATCTCGCCGCGGCCGGGCATGACGTCACGGTCTATAACCGGACGGCCAGCAAGGCGCAGGATTGGACGGGCCAGCATAAGGGCCGGGCCGCTGCGACCCCGCGTGAGGCGGCAGAGGGTGCGGATTTTGTCATGGCCTGTGTCGGCAATGATGACGATCTGCGCGGCGTCTGTCTGGGCGATAACGGCGCTTTCGCGGGCATGGCCAAGGGATCGGTCTTCGTCGATCACACCACGGTCTCCGCCCGCGTCACCCGCGAACTGGCGGAAGAGGCGGCGAAAACCGGCATCGGCTATGTTGACGCCCCGATCTCCGGCGGGCAGGCCGGGGCGGAGAATGGTCAGCTTTCGGTGATGTGCGGCGGCGCGCAGGCGGATTACGACTGTGCCGCCCCGGTGATCGACGCCTATGCCAAGATCTGCAAGCTGATGGGTCCGGTCGGTGCGGGCCAGACGACCAAGATGTGCAACCAGATCGCCATTGCCGGGCTGGTGCAGGGGCTGGCCGAGTCGCTGCGCTTTGCCGAGGCCTCCGGTCTGGAGATCGAGAAGGTGGTGGAGGTCATCAGCCAGGGTGCCGCCGGAAGCTGGCAGATGGTCAATCGCCATAAAACTATGGCTGCGGGCGAGTTCGATCACGGTTTCGCCGTCGACTGGATGCGCAAGGATCTGGGCATCTGCCTCGATACCGCCGACGATATCGGCGTCAGCCTGCCGGTCACGGCGCTTGTGGATCAGTTCTACAAGGAGGTGCAGGGGATGGGCGGTGCCCGCTGGGATACCTCGTCGCTGATCGAGCGGCTGCGGCGCTGA